Proteins encoded together in one Drosophila albomicans strain 15112-1751.03 chromosome 2R, ASM965048v2, whole genome shotgun sequence window:
- the LOC117573888 gene encoding G protein-activated inward rectifier potassium channel 3 isoform X10: MKRLMTWERDLVDAMYRQTRFSSRRVRKRVVFKHGECNVVQGNVAKRRRRYLQDIFTTLVDAQWRWTLLVFAASFVISWAFFALIWWTIAYAHNDLEYIHLRNTQPELIVNMTHVECVKEVKGMMTAFLYSVETQTTIGYGNRYVTEECPEAIFTMCIQCITGVFIQAFMVGIVFAKLSRPKKRAQTLLFSRNAVICHRDGTPCLMFRVGDMRKSHIIEAHVRAQVIRKKVTKEGEVLPFYQQELHVGADGGEDRLMFIWPTTIVHKIDRNSPLYMLSASDMLKERFEVVVMLEGVIESTGMTTQARSSYLPSEILWGHRFVNVVSFRKETGEYEVDYTLFNNTYDVDTPLCSAKQLDEVKSEYTRSTKSGLVPFADRTLSAASMLQRIASAASVDHLDPASDESLDSGRLQIRSHSIPNGVLASELEPLNNNHNHTHSKHGASFTMGGHNISITTTAPSIPNLTSINERTNSGNSINSSNYNSNNNSLSTLNVGTGGNGSGNGSGSGSGGGVTIVSSSGNGSNRTKQSNPRRLSIKQDQLPIDSMC; this comes from the exons GTATCGACAGACGAGATTCAGTTCACGGCGTGTACGGAAACGTGTGGTATTCAAGCATGGCGAATGCAACGTGGTGCAAGGCAACGTGGCGAAGCGACGACGTCGTTATCTGCAG GACATCTTCACCACACTGGTGGACGCACAGTGGCGCTGGACGCTGCTCGTCTTTGCCGCCAGCTTTGTCATCTCGTGGGCCTTCTTCGCCCTTATCTGGTGGACGATAGCCTACGCCCACAACGATCTGGAGTATATACATCTGCGCAACACACAACCCGAACTCATTGTCAACATGACGCACGTGGAATGCGTGAAGGAAGTCAAGGGTATGATGACCGCTTTCCTCTACTCCGTGGAGACGCAGACCACCATTGGCTACGGCAATCGCTATGTGACCGAAGAGTGTCCTGAGGCCATATTCACCATGTGCATTCAGTGCATCACGGGCGTCTTCATCCAAGCCTTCATGGTGGGCATTGTGTTTGCCAAGCTGTCGCGTCCCAAGAAACGCGCCCAGACGCTGCTCTTCTCCAGGAATGCGGTGATCTGCCATCGCGATGGTACGCCATGCCTGATGTTCCGCGTCGGTGATATGCGGAAGTCGCACATCATTGAGGCGCATGTGAGGGCGCAGGTGATACGCAAGAAGGTGACGAAGGAGGGTGAGGTGTTGCCCTTCTATCAGCAGGAGTTGCATGTGGGCGCTGATGGTGGCGAGGATCGTTTGATGTTCATCTGGCCCACGACCATCGTGCATAAGATCGATCGGAATAGTCCGCTCTATATGCTGTCCGCATCGGATATGCTCAAGGAGCGTTTCGAGGTGGTTGTCATGCTGG aGGGTGTCATTGAGTCCACGGGCATGACGACGCAGGCGCGTAGCAGTTATTTGCCCTCGGAGATTCTGTGGGGTCATCGCTTTGTGAATGTGGTGTCGTTCCGCAAGGAGACCGGCGAGTATGAGGTGGACTACACGCTGTTCAACAACACCTACGACGTGGATACGCCTTTGTGCAGTGCCAAGCAGCTGGACGAGGTCAAGTCCGAGTACACCAGAAGCACCAAGAGTGGGTTAG TTCCCTTTGCGGATCGCACGCTCTCGGCGGCCAGCATGTTACAGCGCATTGCGTCGGCTGCTTCTGTGGATCATCTGGATCCGGCTAGCGACGAGTCTCTGGACTCGGGACGTTTGCAAATCCGCTCGCATTCCATACCGAACGGCGTGCTGGCCAGTGAACTGGAGCCgctcaacaacaatcacaatcacacgCACAGCAAACACGGCGCCTCGTTCACAATGGGCGGACACAACATCTCCATAACGACAACGGCGCCGAGCATACCCAACCTAACAAGTATTAATGAGAGAACCAACTCCGGTAATTCcataaacagcagcaactacaacagcaataacaacagtcTCAGCACCCTCAATGTTGGCACCGGCGGCAATGGGAGCGGGAACGGGAGCGGAAGCGGTAGTGGTGGGGGCGTCACCATTGTGAGCAGTTCGGGCAATGGCAGCAATCGAACGAAACAATCGAATCCCCGGCGATTGAGCATTAAACAAGATCAGCTGCCCATCGATTCCATGTGCTGA
- the LOC117573888 gene encoding G protein-activated inward rectifier potassium channel 3 isoform X6: MFLYLYIIGVVCVVCFASIVLQAVLWYRQTRFSSRRVRKRVVFKHGECNVVQGNVAKRRRRYLQDIFTTLVDAQWRWTLLVFAASFVISWAFFALIWWTIAYAHNDLEYIHLRNTQPELIVNMTHVECVKEVKGMMTAFLYSVETQTTIGYGNRYVTEECPEAIFTMCIQCITGVFIQAFMVGIVFAKLSRPKKRAQTLLFSRNAVICHRDGTPCLMFRVGDMRKSHIIEAHVRAQVIRKKVTKEGEVLPFYQQELHVGADGGEDRLMFIWPTTIVHKIDRNSPLYMLSASDMLKERFEVVVMLEGVIESTGMTTQARSSYLPSEILWGHRFVNVVSFRKETGEYEVDYTLFNNTYDVDTPLCSAKQLDEVKSEYTRSTKSGLVPFADRTLSAASMLQRIASAASVDHLDPASDESLDSGRLQIRSHSIPNGVLASELEPLNNNHNHTHSKHGASFTMGGHNISITTTAPSIPNLTSINERTNSGNSINSSNYNSNNNSLSTLNVGTGGNGSGNGSGSGSGGGVTIVSSSGNGSNRTKQSNPRRLSIKQDQLPIDSMC; this comes from the exons ATGTTTTTATACCTTTACATTATCGgtgttgtgtgtgtagtgtgCTTTGCAAGCATTGTACTGCAGGCTGTACTCTG GTATCGACAGACGAGATTCAGTTCACGGCGTGTACGGAAACGTGTGGTATTCAAGCATGGCGAATGCAACGTGGTGCAAGGCAACGTGGCGAAGCGACGACGTCGTTATCTGCAG GACATCTTCACCACACTGGTGGACGCACAGTGGCGCTGGACGCTGCTCGTCTTTGCCGCCAGCTTTGTCATCTCGTGGGCCTTCTTCGCCCTTATCTGGTGGACGATAGCCTACGCCCACAACGATCTGGAGTATATACATCTGCGCAACACACAACCCGAACTCATTGTCAACATGACGCACGTGGAATGCGTGAAGGAAGTCAAGGGTATGATGACCGCTTTCCTCTACTCCGTGGAGACGCAGACCACCATTGGCTACGGCAATCGCTATGTGACCGAAGAGTGTCCTGAGGCCATATTCACCATGTGCATTCAGTGCATCACGGGCGTCTTCATCCAAGCCTTCATGGTGGGCATTGTGTTTGCCAAGCTGTCGCGTCCCAAGAAACGCGCCCAGACGCTGCTCTTCTCCAGGAATGCGGTGATCTGCCATCGCGATGGTACGCCATGCCTGATGTTCCGCGTCGGTGATATGCGGAAGTCGCACATCATTGAGGCGCATGTGAGGGCGCAGGTGATACGCAAGAAGGTGACGAAGGAGGGTGAGGTGTTGCCCTTCTATCAGCAGGAGTTGCATGTGGGCGCTGATGGTGGCGAGGATCGTTTGATGTTCATCTGGCCCACGACCATCGTGCATAAGATCGATCGGAATAGTCCGCTCTATATGCTGTCCGCATCGGATATGCTCAAGGAGCGTTTCGAGGTGGTTGTCATGCTGG aGGGTGTCATTGAGTCCACGGGCATGACGACGCAGGCGCGTAGCAGTTATTTGCCCTCGGAGATTCTGTGGGGTCATCGCTTTGTGAATGTGGTGTCGTTCCGCAAGGAGACCGGCGAGTATGAGGTGGACTACACGCTGTTCAACAACACCTACGACGTGGATACGCCTTTGTGCAGTGCCAAGCAGCTGGACGAGGTCAAGTCCGAGTACACCAGAAGCACCAAGAGTGGGTTAG TTCCCTTTGCGGATCGCACGCTCTCGGCGGCCAGCATGTTACAGCGCATTGCGTCGGCTGCTTCTGTGGATCATCTGGATCCGGCTAGCGACGAGTCTCTGGACTCGGGACGTTTGCAAATCCGCTCGCATTCCATACCGAACGGCGTGCTGGCCAGTGAACTGGAGCCgctcaacaacaatcacaatcacacgCACAGCAAACACGGCGCCTCGTTCACAATGGGCGGACACAACATCTCCATAACGACAACGGCGCCGAGCATACCCAACCTAACAAGTATTAATGAGAGAACCAACTCCGGTAATTCcataaacagcagcaactacaacagcaataacaacagtcTCAGCACCCTCAATGTTGGCACCGGCGGCAATGGGAGCGGGAACGGGAGCGGAAGCGGTAGTGGTGGGGGCGTCACCATTGTGAGCAGTTCGGGCAATGGCAGCAATCGAACGAAACAATCGAATCCCCGGCGATTGAGCATTAAACAAGATCAGCTGCCCATCGATTCCATGTGCTGA